Proteins encoded in a region of the Schaalia hyovaginalis genome:
- a CDS encoding phosphotransferase has translation MRAKTPLELAALATAAVPGLRVAGLRPPQFSDEVMSVTGIVDVSGNKWTVVCPHDTVGGLDLDAESGVLSRLAKAKDAKRIPFDVPRIHGTALTPEGDRVIVHQDLGGAMMEAEDFNDPHLLPASLGKALASLHNLPDAVYTGIHLPAYTTQECRDRLLALLDEAATQILIPANLWNRWEAALDEVSLWRFAPAPIHGDLQGNSVIVESGTVRALTGFTSAHLGDPAQDIAWVLAQASDAFLERFKEAYSLERSRSDLQLFTRAQLLSELAIVRWLVHGLHAEDRSIIADAREMLSELSRDLGDADLIPRRRALSDPVDDSDSSAAHSASSPEASSASSSAMRSASEDEAPTERLDLNDFDRD, from the coding sequence ATGCGCGCGAAGACCCCCCTCGAACTCGCAGCCCTGGCGACAGCCGCTGTCCCCGGACTCCGGGTCGCCGGGCTGCGCCCCCCGCAGTTCTCAGACGAAGTCATGTCGGTGACCGGCATCGTCGACGTTTCCGGCAACAAGTGGACCGTCGTATGCCCGCATGACACGGTCGGCGGACTCGACCTCGACGCCGAGTCCGGCGTTCTCTCGCGCCTCGCGAAGGCGAAGGACGCCAAGCGCATCCCCTTCGACGTCCCGAGGATCCACGGGACCGCCCTCACTCCCGAGGGCGACCGGGTCATCGTCCATCAAGACCTCGGCGGGGCGATGATGGAAGCCGAGGATTTCAACGACCCCCATCTCCTCCCCGCATCGCTCGGCAAGGCCCTGGCCTCCCTCCACAATCTGCCCGATGCCGTTTACACCGGCATCCACCTGCCCGCATACACCACGCAGGAATGCCGAGATCGCCTCTTGGCCCTGCTCGACGAGGCCGCCACGCAGATCCTCATCCCCGCCAATCTGTGGAACCGTTGGGAGGCGGCGCTCGACGAGGTGTCGCTGTGGCGCTTCGCCCCCGCCCCCATCCACGGGGATCTGCAGGGGAACTCGGTGATCGTCGAGTCCGGTACGGTCAGGGCCCTCACCGGCTTCACCTCCGCCCATCTCGGCGACCCCGCTCAGGACATCGCCTGGGTGCTCGCCCAGGCCTCCGACGCCTTCCTCGAGCGTTTCAAGGAGGCCTATTCCCTGGAGCGCAGCCGGAGCGACCTCCAGCTGTTCACCCGCGCCCAGCTGCTCTCGGAGCTCGCCATCGTGAGATGGCTCGTCCACGGCCTTCATGCGGAGGATCGTTCGATCATCGCTGATGCGCGCGAGATGCTGTCGGAGCTGAGCCGCGACCTCGGAGATGCGGATCTGATCCCGCGAAGGCGCGCGCTGAGCGATCCTGTTGACGACTCGGATTCGTCGGCGGCGCACAGTGCTTCATCACCGGAGGCGAGCAGTGCTTCGTCGTCGGCGATGCGCAGCGCTTCCGAGGATGAGGCTCCCACGGAGCGCCTCGACCTCAACGACTTCGACCGGGATTAG
- the gdhA gene encoding NADP-specific glutamate dehydrogenase, whose translation MSNLDLSRLSDTLRPVYQAVLDRDPAQPEFHQAVYEVLLTIAPLAEKYPEYADLAIFNRVVEPERQLMFRVPWADDSGRIHVNRGYRVEFNSAIGPYKGGLRFHPSVNLSIIKFLGFEQIFKNSLTGLPIGGGKGGSDFDPKGKSDAEVMRFCQSFMTELSRHIGPDTDVPAGDIGVGGREIGYLFGQYKRITNRYDAGVLTGKGLNWGGSFARTEATGYGLVYFAEEMLKARGTSFDGKKVVVSGSGNVAIYATEKAQQLGATVIAVSDSSGYVVDEAGIDVALLKDVKEVRRGRVSDYADERPSARFVSGGSIWDLPCDVALPCATQNELPVEAANTLIKNGVQLVAEGANMPTTPEAIEALQAAGVAYAPGKASNAGGVATSALEMQQNSGRTQWAFEETDAKLHRIMVNIHEASVATAEEFGVAGDYVAGANLAGFKKVADTMVDLGLI comes from the coding sequence ATGAGCAATCTTGATCTGTCACGACTGTCCGACACCCTTCGCCCGGTCTATCAGGCCGTCCTCGACCGCGATCCCGCGCAGCCCGAATTCCACCAGGCCGTCTACGAGGTCCTCCTCACGATCGCGCCCCTGGCTGAGAAGTACCCCGAGTACGCCGATCTCGCGATCTTCAACCGCGTCGTCGAGCCCGAGCGCCAGCTCATGTTCCGCGTCCCCTGGGCCGATGACTCCGGCCGCATTCACGTCAACCGCGGCTACCGCGTCGAGTTCAACTCCGCGATCGGCCCCTACAAGGGCGGCCTGCGCTTCCACCCCTCGGTCAACCTCTCGATCATCAAGTTCCTCGGCTTCGAGCAGATCTTCAAGAACTCCCTCACCGGCCTGCCCATCGGCGGAGGCAAGGGCGGCTCAGACTTCGACCCCAAGGGCAAGTCCGACGCGGAGGTCATGCGCTTCTGCCAGTCCTTCATGACCGAGCTCTCCCGCCACATCGGCCCCGACACCGATGTCCCCGCCGGCGACATCGGCGTGGGCGGCCGCGAGATCGGCTACCTCTTCGGCCAGTACAAGCGGATCACCAACCGCTACGACGCCGGAGTCCTCACCGGCAAGGGCCTCAACTGGGGCGGCTCCTTCGCCCGGACCGAGGCGACCGGCTACGGCCTCGTCTACTTCGCCGAGGAGATGCTCAAGGCCCGCGGCACCTCCTTCGACGGCAAGAAGGTCGTCGTCTCCGGCTCGGGCAACGTCGCGATCTACGCGACAGAGAAGGCCCAGCAGCTCGGCGCGACCGTCATCGCCGTCTCCGACTCCTCCGGCTACGTCGTCGACGAGGCGGGCATCGACGTCGCCCTGCTCAAGGACGTCAAGGAGGTCCGGCGCGGCCGCGTCTCCGACTACGCGGACGAGCGCCCCTCGGCGCGCTTCGTGTCCGGCGGTTCGATCTGGGATCTTCCCTGCGATGTCGCCCTTCCCTGCGCGACTCAGAACGAGCTCCCCGTCGAGGCCGCGAACACCCTCATCAAGAACGGCGTCCAGCTCGTCGCCGAGGGCGCGAACATGCCGACCACGCCCGAGGCCATCGAAGCGCTCCAGGCCGCGGGCGTCGCCTACGCCCCGGGCAAGGCCTCGAACGCTGGCGGCGTGGCGACCTCGGCGCTCGAGATGCAGCAGAACTCGGGCCGCACCCAGTGGGCCTTCGAGGAGACCGACGCGAAGCTCCACCGGATCATGGTGAACATCCACGAGGCTTCGGTCGCCACCGCCGAGGAGTTCGGCGTGGCCGGGGACTACGTCGCTGGCGCGAACCTCGCGGGCTTCAAGAAGGTCGCCGACACGATGGTCGACCTCGGCCTCATCTGA
- a CDS encoding ABC transporter ATP-binding protein: MTDSTALEAPAPTGRLSLVSLTKTFGEGDNRVTAVDHIDLDIEPGEFITLLGPSGCGKTTTLRMIAGFEDATSGEVLLDGENMVVIPPNKRPMSMVFQSYALFPHLSVRDNVAYGLKLQKMPAAQLDEAVDVALASMNLTAMANRAPSQLSGGQQQRVALARAMVVRPKVLLFDEPLSNLDAKLRVKMRIEIRRMQKRLGISSVYVTHDQSEAMAMSDRIVVMNAGRIEQADTPSEIYLHPASVFVADFVGRANFLRTAVLDAISQERVRVRALGAEILVPSEPGARAAALAGEEVVLMVRPESLRLRPVDDKPQALTGDLGQIITSVFYGDTIEYEIETEFGTVICVVSDPREDELLDEGRIVRLSVESDKAWLLRSEHATV, from the coding sequence ATGACTGATAGCACTGCACTCGAGGCCCCTGCACCGACCGGACGCCTTTCACTGGTCTCCCTCACGAAGACCTTCGGCGAGGGCGACAACCGGGTCACCGCGGTCGACCACATCGACCTCGACATCGAACCCGGGGAGTTCATCACCCTCCTGGGCCCTTCGGGCTGCGGCAAGACGACCACCCTGCGCATGATCGCGGGCTTCGAGGACGCGACCTCCGGAGAGGTCCTCCTCGACGGCGAGAACATGGTCGTCATCCCCCCGAACAAACGCCCCATGTCCATGGTCTTCCAGTCGTACGCCCTGTTCCCCCACCTCTCGGTCCGGGACAACGTCGCCTACGGCCTCAAGCTCCAGAAGATGCCCGCAGCCCAACTCGACGAGGCCGTCGACGTCGCCCTGGCCTCGATGAACCTCACCGCCATGGCGAACCGGGCGCCGTCGCAGCTCTCCGGCGGCCAGCAGCAGCGCGTCGCCCTCGCCCGCGCCATGGTCGTCCGTCCGAAGGTCCTCCTCTTCGACGAGCCGCTGTCGAACCTCGATGCGAAGCTGCGCGTCAAGATGCGCATCGAGATCCGCCGCATGCAGAAGCGCCTCGGCATCTCCTCCGTCTACGTCACTCACGACCAGTCCGAGGCGATGGCGATGTCCGACCGGATCGTCGTCATGAACGCCGGGCGCATCGAGCAGGCGGACACGCCCTCGGAGATCTACCTCCACCCGGCGTCCGTCTTCGTCGCCGACTTCGTCGGCCGCGCGAACTTCCTCAGGACCGCGGTCCTCGATGCGATTTCGCAGGAGAGGGTTCGCGTGCGCGCGCTCGGCGCGGAGATCCTCGTTCCCTCCGAGCCCGGAGCGCGCGCCGCTGCCCTCGCCGGCGAGGAGGTGGTCCTCATGGTCCGCCCCGAGTCCCTGCGCCTGCGCCCCGTCGACGACAAGCCCCAGGCCCTCACCGGCGACCTCGGCCAGATCATCACCAGCGTCTTCTACGGGGACACCATCGAGTACGAGATCGAGACGGAGTTCGGCACGGTCATCTGCGTCGTTTCGGATCCTCGCGAGGACGAGCTCCTGGACGAGGGCAGGATCGTGCGCCTCTCGGTCGAGTCGGACAAGGCCTGGCTCTTGCGCTCAGAGCACGCCACGGTCTGA
- a CDS encoding ATP-dependent helicase yields MGESMLSAKRIQEIVDPKVVPTAEQEAIIEAPPGPLLVVAGAGSGKTETMAMRVLWALANHEELTPGQVLGLTFTKKAAGELAERLSERVCLLAKAVPRIDAAEAPVSLTYNAFAQRIVGEHALRIGVDPDFRMLGEAGCVQLMTDILMAWPKAIDTEMSIATAVNQALSLSGQLAEHEYDLETARARLEEYSAELEEIPASNDAIRNAIRANRRRIALLDPIGEFQRRKRRMGVLDFSDQLVLATRIVHSSPEAVASIRGEHRFVLLDEFQDTSVIQMSLLSALFHDHPVTAVGDPNQAIYGWRGASASSLDSFLDRFSAKGAGGRMLALSTAWRNDRRILTAANRVAEPLRRSARTAPSPLLVESPFADEGDARVAYSSTVETAAAEVAEYIEGLRRAHRGEDYSIAVLARKRKHFLPIDHALRDRGIPTQIIGLGGLLDQPAVSDLRSALEITEDVQNSPALLRLLVRLDLGAADLAILGKWAGELAVRQGRDRHSAFLLEAVDNPPEPGWRRSKESPAFTGTAWRRVSLLGSRLRALRSLRGRGLVDLAERAMSLLSISDDAIADPLGVGAREALDAFIDVIADFEESVESPTLSGLLAWLAAAEENERGLAGPAVEADPLAVQILTVHQSKGLEWDGVIVFGLTDGSFPSHDSSKSITWRDEPPATSGWVNNPGELPHHLRGDAIDLPDSSIDLTAGRTPAAAFKNWLEGSYKPALGRHAEREERRLAYVALTRAKHDELLIGSWFDTATKPHPPSRYLEEARFALVDDARTVLQTRQIAFANGRREDLDDESAETLDRRLKELESAVPPCPQDEELENLRAKGEDPLFPVAPGPSRELVAESAERVRRARSQLHSDADVFAVLLDMGDTERVRDVTALLKERRLRAEESEQVIWRDRIPATSVSSLLEDPRSFALKARRPMPTPPAANSSLGTLFHLWAERQLHQASGELWEEPITGLESLDEAGRARFQKMTDHFVRLEIVRTGSPIAIEEPFCLELAGMSIAGRIDAVFSDAQGRTVIVDWKSGMTPNPGTDPAKLRYFATQLRLYRAAWARVRSVPESEVDALLAFVATGEVIDLPTIEGLAGVDPEVPIEELVRHALESQGRSSDEE; encoded by the coding sequence ATGGGGGAGAGCATGCTGTCGGCCAAGCGGATCCAAGAGATCGTGGACCCGAAGGTCGTGCCCACGGCGGAGCAGGAGGCGATCATCGAGGCGCCCCCCGGGCCGCTGCTCGTCGTCGCGGGCGCTGGCTCGGGCAAGACCGAGACGATGGCCATGAGGGTCTTGTGGGCACTGGCGAATCACGAGGAGCTCACTCCCGGTCAAGTCCTCGGACTCACCTTCACGAAGAAGGCCGCCGGCGAACTCGCCGAGCGGCTCTCGGAGCGCGTTTGCCTCCTCGCGAAGGCGGTGCCGCGGATCGATGCTGCGGAAGCCCCGGTATCGCTCACCTACAACGCCTTCGCTCAGCGGATCGTCGGGGAGCACGCGCTGCGCATTGGAGTGGATCCTGACTTCCGCATGCTCGGTGAAGCCGGCTGCGTCCAGCTGATGACGGACATCCTCATGGCCTGGCCGAAGGCCATCGATACGGAGATGTCGATCGCCACCGCCGTGAATCAGGCCCTGAGCCTTTCCGGGCAGCTGGCGGAGCACGAGTACGACCTCGAGACGGCGCGCGCACGCCTCGAGGAGTACTCGGCGGAGCTCGAGGAGATCCCCGCGAGCAACGATGCGATCCGCAACGCGATCCGCGCGAATCGACGGCGCATCGCCCTCCTCGACCCGATCGGGGAATTCCAGCGCCGGAAGAGGCGGATGGGGGTCCTCGACTTCTCCGATCAGCTCGTCCTCGCCACGCGGATCGTGCACTCGTCGCCCGAGGCGGTCGCCTCGATCAGGGGCGAGCACCGCTTCGTGCTCCTGGACGAGTTCCAGGACACCTCGGTCATCCAGATGAGTCTGCTGTCGGCCCTTTTCCACGACCATCCGGTGACGGCCGTCGGAGATCCCAATCAGGCGATCTACGGGTGGAGGGGCGCTTCGGCCTCCTCCCTCGACTCCTTCCTCGACAGGTTCTCCGCGAAGGGCGCCGGGGGGCGGATGCTCGCCCTGTCCACGGCGTGGCGCAACGACCGCCGGATCCTCACCGCGGCGAACCGGGTCGCCGAGCCGCTGAGGCGGAGCGCGCGCACCGCCCCCTCGCCCCTGCTCGTCGAATCGCCTTTCGCCGACGAGGGGGATGCGCGCGTCGCCTATTCCTCAACGGTTGAAACCGCAGCCGCCGAGGTCGCCGAGTACATCGAAGGACTCAGGCGCGCGCATCGGGGCGAGGACTATTCGATCGCGGTCCTCGCGAGGAAACGCAAGCACTTCCTCCCCATCGATCACGCCCTGCGCGATCGCGGGATCCCGACGCAGATCATCGGTCTGGGCGGTCTGCTCGACCAGCCCGCCGTCTCCGACCTGAGATCGGCCCTCGAGATCACCGAGGACGTCCAGAATTCCCCCGCGCTCCTCCGCCTCCTCGTCAGACTCGATCTCGGAGCGGCCGATCTGGCGATCCTCGGCAAATGGGCCGGGGAGCTCGCGGTCCGGCAGGGGCGCGACCGGCATTCGGCCTTCCTCCTCGAAGCCGTCGACAATCCGCCCGAACCCGGATGGCGGCGCTCGAAGGAGTCTCCCGCCTTCACCGGAACGGCGTGGCGACGGGTGAGTCTTCTCGGTTCCCGCCTCAGGGCGCTGCGCTCCCTGAGAGGACGCGGACTCGTCGATCTCGCCGAACGTGCGATGAGCCTGCTGTCCATCTCCGATGATGCGATCGCCGATCCCCTCGGGGTGGGGGCGCGCGAGGCCCTCGACGCCTTCATCGACGTCATCGCCGATTTCGAGGAATCCGTTGAGTCACCGACTCTCTCGGGGCTCCTCGCCTGGCTCGCGGCGGCCGAGGAGAACGAGAGGGGCCTGGCGGGCCCCGCGGTCGAGGCGGATCCTCTCGCCGTCCAGATCCTCACGGTCCACCAGTCGAAGGGCCTGGAGTGGGACGGGGTGATCGTCTTCGGCCTCACTGACGGATCCTTCCCCTCGCACGACTCATCCAAGAGCATCACGTGGCGCGATGAGCCCCCGGCGACTTCAGGGTGGGTGAATAACCCGGGGGAGCTCCCGCACCATCTCCGCGGGGACGCGATCGATCTGCCCGACTCGAGCATCGACCTCACCGCCGGGAGGACTCCCGCGGCCGCGTTCAAGAATTGGCTGGAGGGTAGCTACAAGCCTGCGCTCGGCAGGCACGCCGAACGCGAAGAACGTCGCCTCGCTTACGTGGCCCTCACCAGGGCGAAGCACGACGAGCTCCTCATCGGATCCTGGTTCGATACCGCGACGAAGCCCCATCCGCCGTCGCGCTATCTCGAAGAGGCCCGCTTCGCCCTCGTCGACGATGCGAGGACGGTCCTCCAGACCCGGCAGATCGCCTTCGCGAACGGGAGGAGGGAGGACCTGGACGATGAGTCGGCCGAGACCCTCGACCGCCGCCTCAAGGAGCTCGAGTCGGCCGTCCCCCCCTGTCCGCAAGACGAGGAACTGGAGAACCTGCGCGCGAAGGGCGAGGATCCGCTCTTCCCCGTCGCGCCGGGGCCCTCGCGCGAACTCGTCGCGGAGTCGGCCGAACGGGTCCGCCGCGCTCGATCCCAGCTGCATTCGGACGCGGATGTCTTCGCCGTTCTCCTGGACATGGGGGACACGGAACGGGTGCGCGATGTCACGGCCCTGCTCAAGGAGCGTCGCCTTCGCGCTGAAGAATCCGAGCAGGTGATCTGGAGGGACCGGATTCCCGCGACCTCGGTCTCCTCCCTCTTGGAGGATCCGCGTTCCTTCGCGCTCAAAGCGCGCCGCCCGATGCCGACCCCGCCCGCGGCGAACTCCTCACTCGGCACGCTGTTCCACCTCTGGGCGGAGCGTCAGCTCCATCAAGCTTCGGGCGAGCTGTGGGAGGAACCGATCACGGGCCTTGAATCCCTCGACGAAGCCGGGCGCGCCCGCTTCCAGAAGATGACGGACCACTTCGTCCGACTCGAAATCGTCAGGACGGGTTCGCCGATCGCGATCGAAGAGCCCTTCTGCCTCGAGCTCGCGGGAATGAGCATCGCGGGCCGCATCGATGCGGTCTTCTCCGATGCGCAAGGGCGCACCGTGATCGTCGACTGGAAGTCGGGGATGACGCCGAATCCGGGAACGGATCCGGCGAAGCTCCGCTACTTCGCGACGCAGCTCAGGCTCTATCGGGCCGCATGGGCGCGCGTCCGCTCAGTGCCCGAGAGCGAGGTCGATGCGCTGCTCGCCTTCGTCGCAACGGGTGAGGTCATCGATCTGCCGACGATCGAGGGGCTCGCGGGAGTGGACCCCGAGGTTCCGATCGAGGAACTCGTCAGGCACGCCCTCGAATCCCAGGGGCGCTCGTCCGACGAGGAGTGA
- a CDS encoding ABC transporter — MSHALVQVIVLIVVLALLQLAFALHTRNMAIAAAGEGARRGGLLGGSQAEAVDRTRALFTDLAGAHDARIRAERKGVDGAEVLVVTVTTRIPILVSWGPQWLTVSGSSLIEEG, encoded by the coding sequence GTGTCCCACGCCCTCGTGCAGGTCATCGTCCTCATCGTGGTCCTGGCGCTCCTCCAGTTGGCCTTCGCCTTGCACACGCGGAACATGGCGATCGCGGCAGCGGGGGAGGGCGCTCGTCGGGGAGGGCTCCTCGGGGGCTCTCAGGCCGAGGCGGTCGATCGGACGAGGGCGCTCTTCACGGACTTGGCCGGTGCTCACGATGCCCGGATCAGAGCGGAGCGGAAGGGCGTCGACGGGGCCGAGGTCCTCGTGGTGACGGTGACGACCAGGATCCCGATCCTCGTGTCATGGGGGCCGCAGTGGCTCACGGTCTCCGGTTCTTCTCTGATCGAGGAGGGATGA
- a CDS encoding type II secretion system F family protein, which translates to MKGVMGALGGASPALVGLAFGAGVVLVAAAIAAGRPNFARRVAAGRPASMRAPGRGRGSSVFAALADSLGSTTPTVVRRLVLLGADPDPAPFRLRQALAGGAGMGCAVAFGAPFAWSRGASGLASLIVLGALGALAGVALWDRLLTVRANARQRRIDAQVPDASELLALAVGAGESIPAALERVARISNSDLAHEIEVTVAEIRLGLPSTRALGELGARNDSAPLDRLCQTLITAIERGSPLARVLHDQARDIREASRQRLLEEGGKREIAMLLPVVFLILPVTVLFALYPGLMALELMP; encoded by the coding sequence GTGAAGGGCGTGATGGGGGCCCTGGGCGGTGCGAGTCCGGCACTCGTCGGTCTCGCCTTCGGGGCGGGGGTCGTGCTCGTCGCGGCGGCCATCGCTGCGGGGCGCCCGAACTTCGCCCGGCGGGTGGCGGCCGGCCGTCCTGCGAGCATGCGCGCTCCGGGGAGGGGGAGGGGATCCTCCGTCTTCGCGGCTCTGGCGGATTCCCTCGGGTCGACGACGCCGACGGTCGTGCGGCGCCTGGTTCTCCTGGGCGCGGATCCCGATCCGGCCCCCTTCCGTCTGCGCCAGGCGCTCGCAGGCGGTGCGGGAATGGGGTGCGCGGTCGCTTTCGGCGCGCCTTTCGCGTGGTCGAGAGGGGCGAGCGGTCTCGCCTCGCTCATCGTCCTCGGAGCGCTCGGCGCCTTGGCGGGCGTCGCCCTGTGGGATCGTCTCCTCACCGTGCGGGCGAATGCGCGCCAGCGCCGGATCGACGCGCAGGTGCCCGACGCCTCGGAGCTCCTGGCCCTGGCCGTCGGGGCGGGGGAGTCGATTCCTGCCGCTCTGGAGCGGGTGGCGCGGATCTCGAACTCGGATTTGGCTCATGAGATCGAGGTGACCGTTGCGGAGATCAGATTGGGGCTGCCGAGCACGAGGGCGCTCGGCGAACTGGGCGCGCGCAATGACTCGGCCCCTTTGGATCGCCTGTGCCAGACGCTGATCACGGCGATCGAGCGGGGCTCCCCGCTCGCCCGGGTGCTTCACGATCAGGCGAGGGACATACGTGAGGCGTCGCGCCAAAGGCTCTTGGAGGAGGGCGGCAAACGGGAGATCGCGATGCTCCTGCCGGTCGTCTTCCTCATTCTCCCGGTCACAGTGCTCTTCGCGCTGTATCCGGGGCTGATGGCTCTCGAACTGATGCCCTAG
- a CDS encoding CpaF family protein codes for MADEAIDDHLDWIRERLAAGGVDPATSPETIDRIIDDAIDMLSGPMSVPEREDLARSLQAAIVGLGPLQPLLDDPSVEEIWLNSPSRVFVARNGVPELTTVILSDQEVRDLVERMLHHSGRRLDLSSPFVDAMLSGGERLHAVIPPVTAGHWSVNIRKHVQRARSLADLVEAGMASSAMAAFLRASVVAGLSIVVSGATQAGKTTLVRALLGEVPRTRRVISCEEVFELGLSNRDCVSLQTRPGNLEGRGEVTLRDLVRETLRMRPECLVVGEVRGAEALDLLLALNAGVPGMATVHANSAKEALSKLTMLPLLAGENVRSDFVVPTLAASVDLVCHVDRDSSGRRRVTEILHLPGRVEADRIETSLLWSFDGVRAKRGSGTAELHERFAAAGADLSSLLGAEA; via the coding sequence ATGGCGGATGAGGCCATTGATGACCACCTGGACTGGATCCGGGAACGGCTTGCGGCGGGCGGAGTCGATCCGGCGACCTCGCCCGAGACGATCGATCGCATCATCGACGACGCGATCGACATGCTCTCGGGCCCGATGTCCGTGCCCGAACGCGAGGATCTGGCGCGGAGCCTGCAGGCCGCGATCGTAGGGCTCGGGCCCCTGCAGCCACTCTTGGACGATCCGAGCGTGGAGGAGATCTGGCTGAACTCGCCCTCCCGGGTCTTCGTCGCGCGCAACGGAGTGCCCGAGCTGACCACGGTGATCCTGTCCGATCAGGAGGTCCGCGATCTCGTGGAGCGGATGCTCCACCATTCGGGGCGCAGGCTCGACCTGTCGAGCCCCTTCGTCGACGCGATGCTCTCGGGAGGCGAGCGCCTCCATGCGGTGATCCCGCCGGTGACGGCGGGCCACTGGTCGGTCAACATCCGCAAGCACGTCCAGAGGGCCCGATCTCTGGCCGATCTCGTCGAGGCGGGCATGGCGTCCTCGGCGATGGCGGCCTTCCTGCGGGCGTCGGTGGTGGCGGGGCTGTCGATCGTGGTGTCGGGGGCGACCCAGGCCGGCAAGACGACGCTGGTGCGGGCGCTGCTCGGCGAGGTGCCGAGGACCCGGCGCGTCATCTCCTGCGAGGAGGTCTTCGAGCTCGGGCTTTCGAATCGGGACTGCGTGTCCTTGCAGACCAGACCGGGCAATCTCGAGGGACGTGGCGAAGTGACGCTGCGCGACCTCGTGCGCGAGACTCTGCGGATGCGGCCCGAATGCCTCGTCGTGGGAGAGGTGCGCGGCGCCGAGGCGCTCGACCTCCTGCTCGCCCTCAATGCGGGCGTGCCCGGGATGGCGACGGTGCACGCGAACTCCGCGAAGGAGGCGCTGTCCAAGCTCACGATGCTGCCCCTGCTCGCGGGAGAGAACGTCCGCTCCGACTTTGTCGTCCCGACGCTCGCGGCGAGCGTCGACCTCGTGTGCCATGTGGATCGGGATTCTTCGGGGCGGCGCCGCGTGACGGAGATCCTTCATCTTCCGGGCAGGGTGGAGGCGGATCGGATCGAGACCTCGCTCCTGTGGTCCTTCGACGGCGTCCGCGCGAAGCGCGGTTCGGGAACTGCTGAGCTGCATGAGCGCTTCGCGGCCGCCGGCGCGGACCTGTCGTCCCTCCTGGGGGCCGAGGCATGA
- a CDS encoding type II secretion system F family protein: MSAYLVGLVMGVGWVLILSALFGAPAFSPPAPGWYPAWADQVTRARITGLTPLRLVGVSAAVMLVIALVVYAWTGVAAVAGIVCAICAPVPQMLVAARARAWAKKSREAWPEVIDSLVSGVRAGSGLPELLAELGETGPEELRPAFAKFALDYRAEGRFDTALTRLKGRLADPVADRIVEALRLAREVGGADLSVLLRDLGVLLREDARVRGELEARQSWTVNAARLAVVAPWLVLVMISAQPRAAAVWNTPAGILILVSGAGVCVIAYLAMRAVGRLSSDPRTLR; this comes from the coding sequence ATGAGCGCCTATCTCGTGGGACTGGTGATGGGGGTCGGCTGGGTCCTCATCTTGAGCGCCCTCTTCGGCGCCCCGGCCTTCTCCCCGCCCGCGCCCGGGTGGTATCCGGCCTGGGCCGATCAGGTGACGAGGGCGAGGATCACGGGATTGACGCCGCTTCGCCTCGTGGGCGTCAGTGCCGCCGTGATGCTCGTCATCGCGCTGGTCGTCTACGCGTGGACGGGCGTGGCGGCCGTGGCGGGCATCGTCTGCGCGATCTGCGCGCCGGTGCCGCAGATGCTCGTGGCGGCGAGGGCCCGCGCCTGGGCGAAGAAGTCCCGCGAGGCCTGGCCCGAGGTCATCGATTCGCTCGTGTCGGGCGTGCGCGCCGGGTCCGGGCTGCCGGAACTCCTCGCGGAGCTGGGTGAGACGGGCCCGGAGGAGCTCCGCCCTGCTTTCGCGAAGTTCGCCCTCGACTATCGGGCGGAGGGCCGCTTCGACACGGCGCTGACACGGCTCAAGGGGCGTTTGGCGGATCCGGTCGCCGATCGGATCGTCGAGGCCCTGCGCCTGGCGAGGGAGGTGGGCGGCGCGGATCTTTCGGTGCTGCTCCGGGATCTGGGGGTCCTGCTGCGCGAGGACGCCAGGGTGCGCGGGGAGCTCGAAGCCCGCCAGTCCTGGACGGTCAATGCGGCGCGTCTGGCGGTGGTCGCGCCGTGGCTCGTTCTCGTGATGATCTCCGCGCAGCCGAGGGCGGCGGCCGTGTGGAACACCCCCGCGGGGATCCTCATCCTCGTCTCGGGCGCGGGGGTCTGCGTGATCGCTTACCTCGCGATGCGCGCGGTGGGGCGTTTGTCGTCCGATCCGAGGACTTTGCGGTGA